The genomic interval ACTAGTGCGGACGGTGCTGCCAGAGCTCTTCGTCGAAGGCTTCGTCTTCTTCGACCACGACCGCGACGGGCAGCGCGATCGCACCGATGAGGGGGTCGCTCAGGTTCAAATCGTGGCGAGCGCGCTCGAGTGCATGCTCCCCGTCACGGGTGTCGCCTTCACCGACACGGACGGCCACTACCTGATCCGCGGCCAGAGCGTCGGCTGCCCGCTCCCCTGGCTGGTGGCTCGTCAGCCCGTACCCGGGTACGTGGGCACCACCCCGGATCAGGTGATCCTGGACAAGTCGGCGGGCAACGGCACACTGCTCCGGGTCGACTTCGGCATCGCGACGGAGGACTCCACCAACCCGGTCAACCTCACCATCGAGGGTCATGTTTTCTTCGACGCCGACCAGAATGGTGTGTTCGATCCAGGAGAGGCCGGGCTACCGTCCGCCGAGCTCCAGCTGCTGTCACCTTGCGACGTGTTCCGCGGCACGACGACGGATGCATCGGGGTACTACGTCTTCCCGCCGCTCGTCACCCGCACTTGTCCGGTGACGGGTGTGTGGCAATGGATGCCGACGTACCCGCAGTACACGACAGCGAACCCCGTGCCGGTCGAGTTGCCGCCGCTGCCGCCGGGGAACCATCTGTTGCGCGTGGACATCGGCGTCTTCCTCCGCCGCCGCTAGAGGCGTCGGTTTCCGACGCTCACGGCGTCGTCATCAGGCGCTCGCAGCGTCGTCTTCGGCAGCAACGCTCCGGAAACGCCGGGAAGTCCTCCCGGCGTTTTCTTGTCCCGGGGGCACGGCCCGGACGCTGGCCCGCCGGTGGGCGCGCCGCAGGAGCCAGACACCTGCTGCAATGATGCCGAGTGGCAGCAGCGAGAGAACCGCCGTGCTCGCGAGGTAGGCACCCTTCGCCGTACCGCTCATGCTGCCGGCACAGGCGGGACAAGCTCGCGCCGCTGCCTCGTGCAGGAGAACGGCAGGCGCTAGCCCCAAGGCGAGGAGCCGGGGCTTGCTCTCAATGCGAACAGACCAGGACATAGAGCACCGGCCAGAGCAGAACGACGAAACCCCAGTACAAAAGACAGGCGCCAACGTCACCAGCACCCTGGCGCAGCCGCCGCACCGTGAGGAGCAGTGCGACGAGCCCGCCCAGGACATGCACGGCGTGGGTCCCCACGAGAGTGTAGAACGTCGCCCCGTAAGGACTCGACGAGACGCGCAAGCCATGCGCGAGCAGCCGGGCCCATTCGATCCCCTGGATGCAGAGGAAGCCTGCACCGAGCAGCGCGCCCTCTTGCAGCGCTCGCAAGCGCCGTGCGTGTCGTGGCTCCCGGTGCGCCCGCCATACCAGGAAGCCGCTCGCGCCCAGGAGAAGCATGTTCGCCAGGCTGACGAGGAGCGGCAAGCGTGGCTGCCCCGCGGGCGGCCAGGTGCCAGCGCCGGCGCGAAGGACGAGGGTGGCGCTGATCAAGCCGCTGAAGAGCATGAGCGCGGCCCCGACGTAGAGAGCCGTGCCGAGCGTCGCGTTCGACACCGCCGGCGATGGCGCCCTGCCCCCACCACGATCGTCTTCGAAACCCAACAGCGACCTCCTCGCACCCGCTACGGCACGGGGTACAAGAGCGGGAAGTACACGCACCAGACGAGACCGAGGAAGAGCCAGTACAACGCCAGTGTGCCGGCACGCCCATGGTTCGTGCCACGGCGGTCCATGAGCAGCAGGGACGCCATCGCCAGCACCCCGGCGAGCACGTGCACCGCATGCACCCCCGTCATCAGGAACCAGTGCGCCCAGAAGCGATGCGTACCGAGACCATGCCCTTCCGCGAGCGCACGGGCGTACTCCATGCCCGTGCAGGCGAGGTAGGCCACACCAAGGACGATGGTGGCCGCGAGCCAGTTTCG from Candidatus Krumholzibacteriia bacterium carries:
- a CDS encoding cytochrome c oxidase subunit 3 yields the protein MGFEDDRGGGRAPSPAVSNATLGTALYVGAALMLFSGLISATLVLRAGAGTWPPAGQPRLPLLVSLANMLLLGASGFLVWRAHREPRHARRLRALQEGALLGAGFLCIQGIEWARLLAHGLRVSSSPYGATFYTLVGTHAVHVLGGLVALLLTVRRLRQGAGDVGACLLYWGFVVLLWPVLYVLVCSH
- a CDS encoding cytochrome c oxidase subunit 3, with the translated sequence MDPSLAGTLEGKAAAGPRVPTERLGMWWFLASEAAIFAGMLVVYLVNHRPDWAAESHALQRDLGAVGMAVLLASCGTMAQAAAAARRGARRTVRNWLAATIVLGVAYLACTGMEYARALAEGHGLGTHRFWAHWFLMTGVHAVHVLAGVLAMASLLLMDRRGTNHGRAGTLALYWLFLGLVWCVYFPLLYPVP